One window of the Branchiostoma lanceolatum isolate klBraLanc5 chromosome 3, klBraLanc5.hap2, whole genome shotgun sequence genome contains the following:
- the LOC136430388 gene encoding post-GPI attachment to proteins factor 6-like, with amino-acid sequence MHCLSSGNPKMAEDNQLPGSTLLNLIMFLSFSCPCYVDGVAVRENVEVHQTKVMHQWNGYGSAQIFHFTIPRAAIVSRFELQAVKLANNEESAASCPNRTIHVAFQSGSFPVVNPRNASFPANTWLKRTNVFQVNVTSRSWLEMKNPAPGDWFAAGYLSHQPEKITQRDLTVSCTYMLGIIHTTVYLDEIPVLSDRGALYHKMPSSGSDIAGFRYFVPTNTLSIQVTVSDCHQSPVNSTVGCPVTLLLKPASLPLPGSEENSVNCSNLEEDCSIHSNTPPIQSTWYYLEVARLPGNLTISYNIQVKVTACEKPLDFLDEVGVSHQEQVNTSLPSHIHLLKKFPTNRGTVMADQGPGGAPLATMGQEVPIKKKHRFQRSLAESTHIEITSQNTLTNQCPVIHWLQRFKSPYPFQTTFVLDELDPGVPDSDRLSVFSFHILPVEDTGGTLNIGLDIWDPHPDLLVRVRLCFRVGAPPSQEDSKVSCEPGHELVTNGTDTWYFPFPEPGVWYLTLDKTCWNVSVSSNDSVEVDCSNLTSAVELRTEITPCINDCGQNGACHTYYSGVFFYAACSCEDDWAGWGCTDGTNSLSYDSRLTRVLLLTLSNLMFIPAICVAIYRKFYVAALVYTFNMFFSTFYHACDEQTVRYCLTKYSLLSFCDFFASVLSFVVTLVAMAKLPEPWRGLAHMAGALGVSAGVQYDAHGLWVFAVPVGVLALVVLISWILQCRKRKKMYPSVRRILFFLLPGAILAGTGLITYAFFETESNYAYLHSLWHVCISGCVPLVLPSRKKKTSPANNDHSEEMLDVSADYVPELRSYSASDSMLDNME; translated from the exons ATGCACTGCCTGTCCTCTGGTAACCCCAAGATGGCGGAGGACAATCAGCTGCCCGGCTCGACGCTTCTAAACTTGATCATGTTTCTCTCCTTTTCCTGTCCGTGTTACGTCGATGGAGTTG CTGTGAGGGAGAATGTGGAGGTGCACCAGACAAAGGTGATGCACCAGTGGAATGGCTATGGCAGCGCACAAATTTTCCACTTCACCATCCCACGGGCAGCCATCGTCTCCAGGTTCGAATTGCAGGCTGTCAAGCTGGCTAACAATGAGGAATCAGCTGCGTCCTGTCCCAACAGAACAAtacatgt TGCCTTTCAGTCTGGCTCTTTTCCTGTGGTCAACCCCAGAAATGCAAGCTTTCCCGCAAACACCTGGCTGAAAAGAACAAATGTTTTCCAAGTCAATGTGACCTCAAGGAGCTGGCTGGAGATGAAGAACCCGGCACCAGGAGACTGGTTTGCTGCAGGGTATCTCTCCCATCAACCTGAGAAGATCACTCAAAGG GATCTGACAGTATCATGTACCTACATGCTTGGTATCATCCATACCACTGTGTACCTGGATGAAATACCTGTACTGTCTGACCGAGGTGCACTCTATCACAAAATGCCATCATCAGGAAGCGACATAGCTGGCTTTAG GTACTTTGTTCCTACCAACACATTGAGTATCCAAGTCACTGTCAGTGATTGCCATCAGTCACCTGTGAACTCCACAGTTGGCTGTCCTGTTACCTTACTCCTCAAACCTGCATCACTACCGTTGCCTGGCAGTGAAGAGAACAGTGTTAACTGTTCTAACTTGGAGGAAGACTGCAGTATCCATAGCAACACCCCACCCATCCAGAGCACTTGGTATTACCTGGAAGTCGCTCGGTTGCCAGGCAACCTGACCATCAGCTACAATATACAAGTCAAGGTAACAG CTTGTGAAAAACCCCTAGACTTTCTTGATGAAGTAGGAGTGAGTCACCAGGAGCAGGTGAACACCAGCCTCCCCTCCCACATCCACCTGTTGAAGAAGTTCCCTACCAACAGGGGTACTGTCATGGCTGACCAGGGCCCAGGTGGGGCCCCCCTGGCTACCATGGGCCAAGAAGTCCCCATCAAGAAGAAGCACCGGTTTCAACGGTCCCTAGCTGAATCAACACATATTGAG ATAACCTCTCAAAACACATTGACCAACCAGTGCCCAGTCATCCATTGGCTCCAGCGGTTTAAGAGTCCATACCCCTTCCAGACAACCTTTGTCTTAGACGAACTAGACCCAGGTGTGCCAGATTCAGACAGACTCAGTGTGTTCAGCTTCCACATTCTACCAGTGGAGGACACTGGGGGAACATTGAACATAGGACTGGACATATGGGACCCT CACCCTGACCTGCTTGTCAGGGTACGGCTGTGTTTCCGGGTCGGAGCTCCACCCAGTCAGGAAGACTCCAAGGTTAGCTGTGAACCTGGCCATGAGCTGGTGACCAACGGAACTGACACGTGGTATTTTCCATTCCCAGAGCCGGGAGTGTGGTATCTAACACTGGACAAGACATGCTGGAATGTCTCTGTTTCAAG TAATGACAGTGTTGAGGTGGACTGTTCCAACCTGACCAGTGCAGTGGAGCTGAGGACAGAGATCACTCCATGTATTAATGACTGTGGACAGAATGGAGCATGCCACACCTACTACAGTGGTGTTTTCTTCTATGCTGCCTGTTCCTGTGAAGATG ACTGGGCAGGCTGGGGCTGTACTGACGGGACAAACTCCTTGTCGTACGACAGCAGGCTGACCCGTGTGCTGCTGCTGACCCTCAGTAACCTCATGTTCATCCCGGCCATCTGTGTGGCTATCTACAGGAAGTTCTACGTGGCCGCCCTGGTCTACACCTTCAACATGTTCTTCTCCACT TTCTACCATGCCTGTGATGAGCAGACAGTGCGCTACTGCCTGACCAAGTACAGCCTCCTGTCCTTCTGTGACTTCTTTGCCTCCGTCTTGTCCTTTGTCGTCACCCTGGTCGCCATGGCCAAGCTGCCTGAGCCATGGCGTGGACTGGCCCACATGGCTGGTGCTCTGGGGGTGTCAGCTGGGGTACAATATGATGCCCATGGTTTGTGGGTGTTTGCTGTACCAGTGGGTGTGCTGGCACTGGTTGTGCTCATCTCCTGG ATTCTGCAGTGTCGCAAGAGGAAGAAGATGTACCCGTCAGTCAGACGCATCCTGTTCTTCCTGCTGCCAGGTGCAATCCTGGCTGGTACTGGCCTCATCACCTACGCTTTCTTCGAGACAGAGAGCAACTACGCTTACCTGCACAGTCTGTGGCATGTGTGTATATCTGGCTGCGTTCCCCTTGTCCTACCATCCAGGAAGAAAAAGACTTCTCCAGCTAACAATGATCACTCAGAAGAAATGTTAGATGTGTCAGCTGACTATGTCCCTGAGCTGAGATCATACTCAGCTTCAGACAGTATGCTTGACAATATGGAGTAA